Genomic segment of Motacilla alba alba isolate MOTALB_02 chromosome 26, Motacilla_alba_V1.0_pri, whole genome shotgun sequence:
GAATTTCAATGTGGTTTGATGGAtttgctccagagctggacacagcaccagGGGGCTGGGGATGATTTTCCCGTGGTACCTGAGGGCAGGAAGGGTTGTCAGAGTCCTCCGAGGTATCTGAGGATGTGTCACTGCTCCCTTAAAAACAGGAAACATTTACCACCGCAGCACTTCCCAGAGGGTTACAGGGAGAAAAGGAtcaagggagaaaaagcaaacatgCTCAGAAGTGAAAATTCTGATCCACAAAGCATCAGTTTGATCCCTCTGAGCCGAACTTCCCTGGGAGAaatggggcagggagagcccagctgggtgggagcaatggggacaggaggcagctcctgcttggCCCTTCTCCCACCCCAGGGTGTGCAGAGCTCATAAGGAAGAGACACCACACTAATGCCACCCAAAaattcccatccctgtgccaggacaaCGCCCCATTGCTGCAGAGCCCCTTACCTGCATAGGCTGCTGATGGGTTTTGTGCCCCAGGTTGTTTTTGTGCCCCAGGTTTTTGTGCCGTGTCCCCTCCTGGTGccgaggctggagctggggtgggctgagggctgggatgctccccagggctgctgctcacctgcatcCTGCAGGAATGCTGGGCTGTGAGCAAGAGGAGAGTGAGCCCTGGTCCCTgcaccctgctccagcagccccagtgcaaACCAGCCCACCCCAAAAtatgcttgagcgtgtccagaggagagcacgaggctgctgaggggcttggaacacaagccgtgTGAAGaacagctgaggcagctgggggtgctcagcctggagaaaaggagactcagaggtgaccttgtcactctctgcagctcctgaaggggggctgtgctcagctggggtcgctctctttctccgggcagcactgacagaacaagaggacgcAGTCTCgagctgcgccaagggagagccaggctgggattgaggaggaagtttttcacagaaagagtgggcaaacactggaatcatctgcccagggaggtgatggagtcaccatccctggatgtgtttaaaaaagcctggatgtggcactgggtgccatgatctggttgaggtgttggaacatgggttggactcgatcttaaaggtctcttccaacctagaaactctgtgattctgtgattctgtgaaaataatgaTTGCTGTGCTCTGGAGCAGGCTCATATCCATCAACTCAATTACTGAGATGATCCAGGGCCCTGTTCTCCcgccaggagaggctgcagtgaCAAATGACAGTGTCAGGGCCTCTCTTGCAAGTTTGGAATGATTTTGacccaaagcagagctggggtcTGTGCAAATGTGAGCAGCAGTTGGTGTGAAAGAATTCGCTGCTAGAAATTGCAGCTTCATCTGAATTCATACTCTGTGAGCTGATTCTTGCACTTCACTAAAAgagcaataaaagaaaatggttttgaaGCAACAAAAGGTTGTACAACCCTCACTGATGTGTACAACCATGTCACCCATGTCACCACAGCTaacagccagcccagcccagcccagccctgccctgcccctttcccatcccacccccaccccaaaccaggAAATCACCAGGGAAAGCCATTTTTTAATTACCAATTGTCCTGCTGAGCTTGGTGTAAAGGGCCAGCAAGAGGAGAGGGTAGAGTACCAAGGTGATAAGTGAGGTGACAGCAGGAATCCAGCTGAACGAGAGAAAACCATTCAGTCTCACTGAAATAGCCAAATTCTTCTCAATCAATCCCCCCATGGCTTCAAGGCACATTTTAGACTCAGGTTTGCTGGCAGCTTTCggttttgctttttggtttgggggtgATGTGGCCCAAAATGAGGGGCTGCGTTTTCAAGAATGATTTGAGTTCCTTGCCCCTCGTTTTTGGGGCCTGTCCCCAGAAGGGTTTTCAAAAGCCTCCGGGGGGGAATGTGGTGCTGGAGGGGAGAGAGACATGACAGATATGATGGAATTATAGAATTTGGAATGATGGAATGGGTTGGGACCTTTGAAggtcaccccctgccatgagcagggacattttcagccagaccaggttgctcagagccccgtccagcctggcctggggtgGTCCCAGGGGTGCTGTGAAGGGCTCTGTGCCCCAGGGTGCTGCACTCACCATGAACAAGGGTTCATCCTCCTGCTGAGGCGTCTCCAGGGCCTGGGGGGACacagacaggcagcaggaccTGGTGGCAACCAAAAAAATGGTCCCATTGAGCCTCATGCTGCCCCACACGAGCTGGAGATCAGGCTGGGCACTTGGAAGCAGTGGTTGGGTGTTGCAGACGTGAAATAAAGGGGGTTTTATTTTATCCCAGCCCTCCCCCTGTGAGAATCCCTGTGGTTCACACCCTCACAGAGCCACAGGCTGTCCCTTATCTCTGAATTAATGGCTTTATACATGCTCATATCTGAGACTTGTCTGGACTTTCTGGGTCCCACCacaacagaactgaaatttgTTCTTCTTGCTTTAATCCTCTCTCATGGTTcgttctgttttattttctctttctctttttaatccacagaaaagaaaaaaaaaaaaaaaaaggaaaaaaggaagaaaactacaagatgaagaaaaaaaatccatggaaaacgTAACCAAAGGAAGGTCATAGGTTGGAGTGAGACCCTTGCATCAGTCAAGGTCCAGACAGAAATATCAGAGGCCTTCTAACACCTCAGTGTCTGAAACACCTCGGATTTAATACTGTGAGAGCCTCAATCCTGCTGAGGTTAAGAGGGTTTAaggcagaaaatcagaaaac
This window contains:
- the RHEX gene encoding regulator of hemoglobinization and erythroid cell expansion protein; protein product: MNPCSCWIPAVTSLITLVLYPLLLLALYTKLSRTIAQHSCRMQVSSSPGEHPSPQPTPAPASAPGGDTAQKPGAQKQPGAQNPSAAYAGSSDTSSDTSEDSDNPSCPQGRGSEENINYTSLVFPGKGPEPGSAQDYENVKTGMDYVNVDPKKRKTHFWPFSSPRASKGVEYTEVKL